attcaccccctctGGTCACCTTGTTCGGTCCTTCAAAATAAATCCCTCGTAACAGAGACAATTTTATTTCTCTAATCAGGTCTGTAGAGCTGATGTAAACGTAATGGAAACCGGGAAATGACCCCCCATTGTGATTGGCCTAAGAAGTTTGGCCAATAAGAACATTAAAAGGACTGCCAGTCGTCTAAAGTGGGAGTTTCATCTCTTAATTTCGAAGACTCATGTACATTGGAAACAGTGTTGACTAACTTCATCACTATGAAACTTTGATAATCTCTCTTTACTTTTATTTTGCTATGTTAGAATATATATTTGCTAAGTCAATTACTTATTTAATATCCGTATATAAAACTTCCACGCCAATACTGGACTATGACGGAGACGTAGAGAAACATTAGTTCAAAGGGAAGTTCTCCATAAGAAATGTTATAATAACAAGCTGGCCGGTAATAATACATGTAGCATCATCCTGCGCCCACATTAATTCGAGTTTATTCTACGTGGGAGCATGCAAGCAAACGAAGCAGAACacattttgaagaaaaaaaactcTAGGAAACAGGATACGTTTTGAATGGAGAACTCCAGGCCGAAACATGTTGGCGGAGGAAACAACAACGTGAGACTAGACCAGGGCTTATATCATCTCTATTGTTGGATACTTGCGTGCGCGCACAGGCACAGGTGGGTTTCTTCCCTCGATCAGGGGTTGAACAAGAAGCCTGGGGTCTTCCAAAGGACGTGGTCTCCATCATGGGAAGCAGGATAGGCCCCTACAACCGTGCCGTTGTGTACGTTCCCATTTAGTCCGTCGAGGACCAAATCACTCTTTTTGCAGGACCGTATTTTGTGAAAGCCATCGCCGAAGACCTGAGCGTCCTGCGTCCACAGCATCGACGAAGGCACGGACAATGGGCTGTATGGCGCCAGCTTCACCTGTGGTCACATGCATGCAGCATTACGTTTGTGGTTTCATTCATTTAGGCCTTGTTCGGATGTtatccacctcaatccatatgtgttggagtggactggagtggaatttagttcaagttgcactccaacacatgtggattgatgcgaATCCGACTACCTCCAAACAAGACCTTGGCAGGCATGCATGCAacaataatttttataaaaaagATATGATGCCAGCCAAGTGAGCAGTGTATATGTATGTACCGGGTAACTGCCGTCGTCAGAGATCTGCATTGCCCGTAGCGGATCTTTGGTGCCGAGGTTCACGTTGACCAGCGAGAACCGACTGTTGTTGCCAACGGTGGGAGATGAGTGCTGAACCCACAGCTGCGTGTTGAAAA
This sequence is a window from Miscanthus floridulus cultivar M001 chromosome 10, ASM1932011v1, whole genome shotgun sequence. Protein-coding genes within it:
- the LOC136486078 gene encoding ricin B-like lectin R40C1 → MARLSVSACFALSAVLVVATGIRPGNGQLPVPIPTDPGCLQFPGGQFPSPLLELYNFLSTLLPMRIISKGNTSLSITADDKGKVFLAPTNCRDAGQLWVQHSSPTVGNNSRFSLVNVNLGTKDPLRAMQISDDGSYPVKLAPYSPLSVPSSMLWTQDAQVFGDGFHKIRSCKKSDLVLDGLNGNVHNGTVVGAYPASHDGDHVLWKTPGFLFNP